A genomic window from Gambusia affinis linkage group LG16, SWU_Gaff_1.0, whole genome shotgun sequence includes:
- the LOC122845639 gene encoding peroxidasin isoform X4, producing MRDDNRLNLLEDGTLMIQDTRETDQGVYQCMAKNVAGEVKTSEVTLRYFGAPSRPSFVIQPQNTEVLVGESVTLECSATGQPQPRVTWTKGDRTPLPSDTRINITPSGGLYIQNVVREDGGLYTCFASNNVDTIHATARIIVQATPQFTVTPQDQSVLEGNNVDIPCEASGYPEPVIVWTRGGNLLPSDRRHAILPPGTLRITRVATHDEGQYECEAVSPVGTVRATVQLSIEQRAAPQFTITPQDQSVLEGNTVDFPCEASGSPTPLIIWTRGGSPLPSDRRHVILASGTLRITRVAAHDESQYECEAVSTVGTVRTTVQLSIEQRVTPVFTNAPRDLTVESGQDVQIPCSARGQPRPVLTWNKDGVQITESGKFHISEEGYLEVKDVGTADAGRYECVARNPIGYQAARMVLTVTVPAISREGDTFVSTSIEQAIRTVDSAIESTRRRLFDGQPRTPGELLALFRYPRDPYTVEQARAGEIFEQTLLLIQNHVNQGLMVDTNGTAFRYNDLVSPRFLEMIANLSGCTAHRRNNNCSDICFHQKYRSHDGTCNNLQHPMWGASLTAFERLLKPVYDNGFNLPRGTTDRVHNGYRLPLPRLVSTTMIGTETITPDNRYTHMLMQWGQFLDHDLDSTVVALSQARFSDGQLCAQVCTNDPPCFPIQFPPNDQRQLRSGARCMFFVRSSPVCGSGMTSLLMNSVYPREQINQITSYIDASNVYGSSRHESEQIRDMASHRGLLRQGIIQRTGKALLPFATGPPTECMRDENESPIPCFLAGDHRTNEQLALTSMHTVWFREHNRIATELLRLNPHWDGDTIYHETRKIVGAQMQHITYNHWLPKILGEAGMRILGPYTGYDPNVNAGIFNSFATAAFRFGHTLINPILYRLNEHFEPITQGHISLHRAFFSPFRIVNEGGIDPLLRGLFGVAGKMRVSTQLLNTELTEKLFSMAHAVALDLAAMNVQRGRDHGIPPYNDYRTFCNLTSAQTFDDLKNEIKNPDVREKLRRLYGTPLNIDLFPALMAEDLVPGSRLGPTLMCLLATQFKRVRDGDRFWYENPGVFTPAQLTQLKQASLARVVCDNGDNITRVQRDVFTVADLPHGYGNCDDVPQIDLRMWQDCCEDCRTKGQFNALSYHFRGRRSAEHSYKEEKHDSSIQDTSPLEKAQNSLSNVTLSSKLSSEPSIGDFQEFVSDMQKTISSLRKQIKKLEARLHKSSCTDGEGRERTDRERWRKDSCSTCECRDAQVTCFIESCPTVECKQPIKLKGACCPVCLQEEDDNKRQKADTHHK from the exons ATGCGAGATGACAATCGTCTGAACCTCCTGGAGGACGGGACACTGATGATTCAAGACACCAGAGAGACTGACCAGGGAGTTTACCAATGCATGGCCAAGAATGTAGCTGGGGAAGTCAAGACTTCAGAGGTCACTCTTCGATACTTTGGAGCTCCCT CCCGGCCAAGTTTTGTCATTCAACCCCAGAACACAGAGGTGCTGGTGGGTGAGAGCGTGACCCTGGAATGCAGCGCCACTGGTCAGCCACAGCCAAGAGTCACATGGACGAAGGGTGACCGCACGCCACTGCCTAGTGACACTCGCATCAACATCACTCCATCTGGGGGGCTTTACATCCAAAATGTTGTCCGAGAGGATGGAGGACTATACACATGCTTCGCCTCCAATAATGTGGATACCATACATGCTACAGCACGCATCATTGTCCAAG CGACTCCCCAGTTTACCGTCACACCACAGGACCAGTCAGTTTTGGAGGGTAACAACGTGGATATTCCCTGTGAGGCGAGTGGTTACCCAGAGCCAGTGATTGTCTGGACTCGAGGTGGAAATTTACTGCCTTCTGACCGACGACATGCAATTCTGCCTCCTGGTACCCTCCGTATAACTCGTGTTGCGACCCATGACGAAGGCCAGTATGAGTGTGAGGCAGTGAGTCCAGTGGGGACAGTGCGCGCAACTGTGCAGCTCAGCATTGAGCAAAGAG CGGCCCCCCAGTTCACCATAACGCCACAGGACCAGTCAGTCTTGGAGGGTAATACGGTGGATTTTCCCTGTGAGGCAAGTGGCTCTCCAACGCCACTGATCATATGGACTCGAGGTGGAAGTCCTCTTCCCTCGGACCGCCGCCACGTCATCCTGGCCTCCGGTACGCTCCGCATCACTCGGGTTGCTGCACACGATGAGAGCCAGTATGAATGCGAGGCGGTGAGCACGGTGGGAACGGTCCGCACCACTGTGCAGCTTAGCATCGAGCAAAGAG TAACGCCTGTTTTCACAAATGCTCCAAGGGACCTGACTGTGGAGTCTGGTCAGGATGTGCAGATTCCCTGCAGTGCTCGGGGCCAGCCGCGGCCGGTCCTCACCTGGAACAAG GATGGTGTTCAGATAACAGAGAGCGGCAAGTTCCACATCAGTGAAGAAGGTTACCTGGAGGTGAAAGATGTTGGCACTGCAGATGCTGGACGCTATGAATGTGTAGCCCGGAACCCCATTGGATACCAGGCTGCTCGAATGGTGCTTACAGTCACAg TGCCTGCTATCAGCCGAGAGGGAGACACATTTGTGAGCACATCCATAGAGCAGGCCATCCGGACTGTGGACAGTGCAATTGAGTCCACAAGGAGACGGCTCTTTGACGG TCAGCCTCGTACTCCAGGAGAGCTGCTCGCTCTTTTCCGATATCCACGTGATCCCTATACGGTGGAGCAGGCCCGTGCCGGGGAGATCTTTGAGCAGACTCTTCTGCTCATCCAAAACCACGTCAACCAGGGTCTCATGGTGGACACCAACGGTACCG catttCGCTACAATGATTTGGTTTCACCCCGGTTTCTGGAAATGATTGCTAATCTCTCTGGCTGCACAGCCCATCGCCGCAACAACAACTGCTCAGACATTTGCTTCCATCAGAAGTACCGTAGCCATGATGGGACCTGCAACAACCTGCAACACCCCATGTGGGGTGCCTCACTCACTGCGTTTGAACGTCTCCTGAAGCCAGTTTATGACAATGGCTTCAACCTGCCCAGAGGAACCACAGACAGGGTTCATAATGGTTATCGACTGCCCCTGCCTAGACTGGTGTCCACCACAATGATTGGAACAGAGACCATCACACCTGACAATCGCTACACTCACATGCTGATGCAGTGGGGTCAGTTCCTGGACCACGACTTGGATTCCACAGTAGTGGCCCTGAGTCAGGCTCGGTTTTCTGATGGCCAGCTGTGTGCTCAAGTCTGCACCAATGACCCGCCGTGCTTTCCAATCCAGTTCCCACCCAATGACCAGCGGCAGCTGCGAAGCGGTGCTCGCTGCATGTTCTTTGTCCGTTCCAGCCCAGTGTGTGGTAGCGGGATGACGTCCCTGCTCATGAATAGTGTTTATCCCAGAGAACAGATCAACCAGATCACCTCCTACATTGACGCCTCCAATGTCTATGGCAGCTCACGACATGAATCGGAGCAGATTCGCGACATGGCCAGCCACAGAGGGCTTCTTCGTCAAGGCATCATACAACGAACAGGGAAGGCACTTCTTCCATTTGCCACAGGACCGCCTACTGAGTGCATGAGGGATGAGAACGAGAGTCCAATCCCTTGCTTCTTGGCTGGAGATCACCGTACCAATGAACAACTTGCCTTGACTTCTATGCACACTGTGTGGTTCAGGGAGCACAACCGCATCGCTACAGAACTGCTGAGACTGAATCCCCACTGGGACGGCGACACCATCTACCACGAGACCAGAAAAATAGTGGGGGCCCAGATGCAACACATCACCTACAATCATTGGTTACCAAAG ATACTCGGTGAAGCGGGAATGAGGATTTTAGGGCCGTACACCGGTTATGACCCCAATGTTAACGCTGGCATCTTCAATTCGTTCGCCACAGCAGCTTTCCGCTTTGGACATACCCTCATCAACCCAATACTCTACAGGTTAAATGAGCACTTCGAACCTATCACCCAGGGTCACATCTCACTGCACCGGGCCTTCTTCTCTCCTTTCCGCATCGTAAATGAGGGAGGCATCGACCCGCTCCTTCGTGGACTGTTTGGTGTTGCTGGCAAGATGCGCGTTTCCACCCAACTTCTGAACACTGAGCTCACTGAGAAGTTATTTTCCATGGCCCATGCTGTGGCACTGGATCTTGCTGCCATGAATGTTCAGAGAGGAAGGGATCATGGCATACCACCATACAATGACTACAGGACCTTTTGTAACCTGACCTCAGCTCAGACATTTGATGACCTGAAGAATGAAATCAAAAACCCTGATGTCAGAGAAAAACTACGAAG GCTATACGGTACGCCTCTCAACATTGACTTGTTCCCAGCCCTGATGGCTGAAGATCTGGTCCCTGGCAGTAGATTGGGTCCCACCCTCATGTGTCTTCTCGCAACGCAATTCAAGCGTGTCCGAGATGGAGACCG GTTCTGGTATGAAAACCCAGGAGTGTTCACTCCAGCACAGCTGACACAGCTTAAGCAAGCGTCCCTAGCTCGAGTTGTTTGTGACAATGGAGACAACATCACCCGGGTCCAGCGGGACGTGTTCACGGTGGCCGACCTGCCCCACGGATACGGAAACTGTGATGATGTTCCTCAGATTGACTTGCGAATGTGGCAGGATTGCTGTGAAG ACTGCAGGACCAAGGGTCAGTTCAATGCCCTGTCATACCACTTCAGGGGACGAAGATCAGCTGAGCACAGCTACAAGGAGGAGAAACATGACAGCAGCATTCAGGACACAAG CCCTCTGGAAAAAGCTCAAAACAGTCTTTCAAATGTCACTTTGAGCTCCAAGTTAAGCAGTGAACCTTCAATTGGTGACTTCCAGGAGTTTGTCTCAGACATGCAGAAGACCATCTCAAGCTTAAGGAAACAG atTAAGAAACTGGAAGCTCGTCTGCACAAGTCCTCCTGCACAGACGGCGAGGGGCGCGAGCGGACAGATAGAGAGCGCTGGAGAAAGGACTCGTGCTCGACGTGTGAATGCAGA
- the LOC122845639 gene encoding peroxidasin homolog isoform X3: MKRLRLDSNTLSCDCELLWLADLLKQYAESGNAQAAATCEHPSRLQGRSVATLTAEELNCEVPRITSEPRDVDVTSGNTVYFTCRAEGNPKPQIIWLRNNNALNMRDDNRLNLLEDGTLMIQDTRETDQGVYQCMAKNVAGEVKTSEVTLRYFGAPSRPSFVIQPQNTEVLVGESVTLECSATGQPQPRVTWTKGDRTPLPSDTRINITPSGGLYIQNVVREDGGLYTCFASNNVDTIHATARIIVQATPQFTVTPQDQSVLEGNNVDIPCEASGYPEPVIVWTRGGNLLPSDRRHAILPPGTLRITRVATHDEGQYECEAVSPVGTVRATVQLSIEQRAAPQFTITPQDQSVLEGNTVDFPCEASGSPTPLIIWTRGGSPLPSDRRHVILASGTLRITRVAAHDESQYECEAVSTVGTVRTTVQLSIEQRVTPVFTNAPRDLTVESGQDVQIPCSARGQPRPVLTWNKDGVQITESGKFHISEEGYLEVKDVGTADAGRYECVARNPIGYQAARMVLTVTVPAISREGDTFVSTSIEQAIRTVDSAIESTRRRLFDGQPRTPGELLALFRYPRDPYTVEQARAGEIFEQTLLLIQNHVNQGLMVDTNGTAFRYNDLVSPRFLEMIANLSGCTAHRRNNNCSDICFHQKYRSHDGTCNNLQHPMWGASLTAFERLLKPVYDNGFNLPRGTTDRVHNGYRLPLPRLVSTTMIGTETITPDNRYTHMLMQWGQFLDHDLDSTVVALSQARFSDGQLCAQVCTNDPPCFPIQFPPNDQRQLRSGARCMFFVRSSPVCGSGMTSLLMNSVYPREQINQITSYIDASNVYGSSRHESEQIRDMASHRGLLRQGIIQRTGKALLPFATGPPTECMRDENESPIPCFLAGDHRTNEQLALTSMHTVWFREHNRIATELLRLNPHWDGDTIYHETRKIVGAQMQHITYNHWLPKILGEAGMRILGPYTGYDPNVNAGIFNSFATAAFRFGHTLINPILYRLNEHFEPITQGHISLHRAFFSPFRIVNEGGIDPLLRGLFGVAGKMRVSTQLLNTELTEKLFSMAHAVALDLAAMNVQRGRDHGIPPYNDYRTFCNLTSAQTFDDLKNEIKNPDVREKLRRLYGTPLNIDLFPALMAEDLVPGSRLGPTLMCLLATQFKRVRDGDRFWYENPGVFTPAQLTQLKQASLARVVCDNGDNITRVQRDVFTVADLPHGYGNCDDVPQIDLRMWQDCCEDCRTKGQFNALSYHFRGRRSAEHSYKEEKHDSSIQDTSPLEKAQNSLSNVTLSSKLSSEPSIGDFQEFVSDMQKTISSLRKQIKKLEARLHKSSCTDGEGRERTDRERWRKDSCSTCECRDAQVTCFIESCPTVECKQPIKLKGACCPVCLQEEDDNKRQKADTHHK, encoded by the exons ATGAAACGATT GCGGCTGGACTCTAACACTTTAAGCTGTGACTGTGAGCTGCTGTGGCTGGCCGACCTACTGAAGCAGTACGCCGAGTCAGGAAACGCCCAGGCTGCTGCCACCTGCGAGCATCCCAGTCGACTGCAGGGCCGATCGGTGGCCACCCTCACTGCTGAGGAGCTCAATTGCG AGGTACCAAGGATTACCTCAGAGCCCCGGGATGTCGATGTCACATCAGGAAACACTGTTTACTTCACCTGTAGGGCTGAGGGAAACCCCAAACCTCAGATTATCTGGCTCAGGAACAA caACGCTTTAAATATGCGAGATGACAATCGTCTGAACCTCCTGGAGGACGGGACACTGATGATTCAAGACACCAGAGAGACTGACCAGGGAGTTTACCAATGCATGGCCAAGAATGTAGCTGGGGAAGTCAAGACTTCAGAGGTCACTCTTCGATACTTTGGAGCTCCCT CCCGGCCAAGTTTTGTCATTCAACCCCAGAACACAGAGGTGCTGGTGGGTGAGAGCGTGACCCTGGAATGCAGCGCCACTGGTCAGCCACAGCCAAGAGTCACATGGACGAAGGGTGACCGCACGCCACTGCCTAGTGACACTCGCATCAACATCACTCCATCTGGGGGGCTTTACATCCAAAATGTTGTCCGAGAGGATGGAGGACTATACACATGCTTCGCCTCCAATAATGTGGATACCATACATGCTACAGCACGCATCATTGTCCAAG CGACTCCCCAGTTTACCGTCACACCACAGGACCAGTCAGTTTTGGAGGGTAACAACGTGGATATTCCCTGTGAGGCGAGTGGTTACCCAGAGCCAGTGATTGTCTGGACTCGAGGTGGAAATTTACTGCCTTCTGACCGACGACATGCAATTCTGCCTCCTGGTACCCTCCGTATAACTCGTGTTGCGACCCATGACGAAGGCCAGTATGAGTGTGAGGCAGTGAGTCCAGTGGGGACAGTGCGCGCAACTGTGCAGCTCAGCATTGAGCAAAGAG CGGCCCCCCAGTTCACCATAACGCCACAGGACCAGTCAGTCTTGGAGGGTAATACGGTGGATTTTCCCTGTGAGGCAAGTGGCTCTCCAACGCCACTGATCATATGGACTCGAGGTGGAAGTCCTCTTCCCTCGGACCGCCGCCACGTCATCCTGGCCTCCGGTACGCTCCGCATCACTCGGGTTGCTGCACACGATGAGAGCCAGTATGAATGCGAGGCGGTGAGCACGGTGGGAACGGTCCGCACCACTGTGCAGCTTAGCATCGAGCAAAGAG TAACGCCTGTTTTCACAAATGCTCCAAGGGACCTGACTGTGGAGTCTGGTCAGGATGTGCAGATTCCCTGCAGTGCTCGGGGCCAGCCGCGGCCGGTCCTCACCTGGAACAAG GATGGTGTTCAGATAACAGAGAGCGGCAAGTTCCACATCAGTGAAGAAGGTTACCTGGAGGTGAAAGATGTTGGCACTGCAGATGCTGGACGCTATGAATGTGTAGCCCGGAACCCCATTGGATACCAGGCTGCTCGAATGGTGCTTACAGTCACAg TGCCTGCTATCAGCCGAGAGGGAGACACATTTGTGAGCACATCCATAGAGCAGGCCATCCGGACTGTGGACAGTGCAATTGAGTCCACAAGGAGACGGCTCTTTGACGG TCAGCCTCGTACTCCAGGAGAGCTGCTCGCTCTTTTCCGATATCCACGTGATCCCTATACGGTGGAGCAGGCCCGTGCCGGGGAGATCTTTGAGCAGACTCTTCTGCTCATCCAAAACCACGTCAACCAGGGTCTCATGGTGGACACCAACGGTACCG catttCGCTACAATGATTTGGTTTCACCCCGGTTTCTGGAAATGATTGCTAATCTCTCTGGCTGCACAGCCCATCGCCGCAACAACAACTGCTCAGACATTTGCTTCCATCAGAAGTACCGTAGCCATGATGGGACCTGCAACAACCTGCAACACCCCATGTGGGGTGCCTCACTCACTGCGTTTGAACGTCTCCTGAAGCCAGTTTATGACAATGGCTTCAACCTGCCCAGAGGAACCACAGACAGGGTTCATAATGGTTATCGACTGCCCCTGCCTAGACTGGTGTCCACCACAATGATTGGAACAGAGACCATCACACCTGACAATCGCTACACTCACATGCTGATGCAGTGGGGTCAGTTCCTGGACCACGACTTGGATTCCACAGTAGTGGCCCTGAGTCAGGCTCGGTTTTCTGATGGCCAGCTGTGTGCTCAAGTCTGCACCAATGACCCGCCGTGCTTTCCAATCCAGTTCCCACCCAATGACCAGCGGCAGCTGCGAAGCGGTGCTCGCTGCATGTTCTTTGTCCGTTCCAGCCCAGTGTGTGGTAGCGGGATGACGTCCCTGCTCATGAATAGTGTTTATCCCAGAGAACAGATCAACCAGATCACCTCCTACATTGACGCCTCCAATGTCTATGGCAGCTCACGACATGAATCGGAGCAGATTCGCGACATGGCCAGCCACAGAGGGCTTCTTCGTCAAGGCATCATACAACGAACAGGGAAGGCACTTCTTCCATTTGCCACAGGACCGCCTACTGAGTGCATGAGGGATGAGAACGAGAGTCCAATCCCTTGCTTCTTGGCTGGAGATCACCGTACCAATGAACAACTTGCCTTGACTTCTATGCACACTGTGTGGTTCAGGGAGCACAACCGCATCGCTACAGAACTGCTGAGACTGAATCCCCACTGGGACGGCGACACCATCTACCACGAGACCAGAAAAATAGTGGGGGCCCAGATGCAACACATCACCTACAATCATTGGTTACCAAAG ATACTCGGTGAAGCGGGAATGAGGATTTTAGGGCCGTACACCGGTTATGACCCCAATGTTAACGCTGGCATCTTCAATTCGTTCGCCACAGCAGCTTTCCGCTTTGGACATACCCTCATCAACCCAATACTCTACAGGTTAAATGAGCACTTCGAACCTATCACCCAGGGTCACATCTCACTGCACCGGGCCTTCTTCTCTCCTTTCCGCATCGTAAATGAGGGAGGCATCGACCCGCTCCTTCGTGGACTGTTTGGTGTTGCTGGCAAGATGCGCGTTTCCACCCAACTTCTGAACACTGAGCTCACTGAGAAGTTATTTTCCATGGCCCATGCTGTGGCACTGGATCTTGCTGCCATGAATGTTCAGAGAGGAAGGGATCATGGCATACCACCATACAATGACTACAGGACCTTTTGTAACCTGACCTCAGCTCAGACATTTGATGACCTGAAGAATGAAATCAAAAACCCTGATGTCAGAGAAAAACTACGAAG GCTATACGGTACGCCTCTCAACATTGACTTGTTCCCAGCCCTGATGGCTGAAGATCTGGTCCCTGGCAGTAGATTGGGTCCCACCCTCATGTGTCTTCTCGCAACGCAATTCAAGCGTGTCCGAGATGGAGACCG GTTCTGGTATGAAAACCCAGGAGTGTTCACTCCAGCACAGCTGACACAGCTTAAGCAAGCGTCCCTAGCTCGAGTTGTTTGTGACAATGGAGACAACATCACCCGGGTCCAGCGGGACGTGTTCACGGTGGCCGACCTGCCCCACGGATACGGAAACTGTGATGATGTTCCTCAGATTGACTTGCGAATGTGGCAGGATTGCTGTGAAG ACTGCAGGACCAAGGGTCAGTTCAATGCCCTGTCATACCACTTCAGGGGACGAAGATCAGCTGAGCACAGCTACAAGGAGGAGAAACATGACAGCAGCATTCAGGACACAAG CCCTCTGGAAAAAGCTCAAAACAGTCTTTCAAATGTCACTTTGAGCTCCAAGTTAAGCAGTGAACCTTCAATTGGTGACTTCCAGGAGTTTGTCTCAGACATGCAGAAGACCATCTCAAGCTTAAGGAAACAG atTAAGAAACTGGAAGCTCGTCTGCACAAGTCCTCCTGCACAGACGGCGAGGGGCGCGAGCGGACAGATAGAGAGCGCTGGAGAAAGGACTCGTGCTCGACGTGTGAATGCAGA